The Deltaproteobacteria bacterium genome has a segment encoding these proteins:
- a CDS encoding MoxR family ATPase → MPFKDPKHVKTSLERARYICSDEIATVIFLAGATAKPILVEGPAGVGKTELAKAVARSLGRELIRLQCYEGLDEAKALYEWEYAKQLLYTQIMKEKIHALIKDVATLTEAADRIAAQEDAFFSERFIQPRPLLKAISSPEPVVLLVDEVDKSDPEFEAFLLEILSDFQVSIPEIGTRKALNIPFAVLTSNNYRDMSDALKRRCLHLYIDYPDIALEREIVLMKIPGIPHQLADQLVASVNAIRDLDLKKKPSISETLDWAGSLMALQVETLSTGVVADTLSTILKYRIDADLVKKNLDKVVVH, encoded by the coding sequence ATGCCGTTCAAAGATCCGAAACACGTCAAAACCTCCCTTGAAAGGGCCCGTTATATCTGTTCCGATGAAATCGCAACCGTCATCTTTTTAGCCGGCGCTACGGCCAAGCCCATTCTGGTGGAAGGCCCGGCCGGCGTCGGTAAAACCGAACTGGCCAAGGCGGTTGCCCGGAGCCTCGGGCGGGAACTGATTCGCCTGCAGTGCTACGAAGGCCTCGATGAAGCCAAGGCGCTATACGAGTGGGAGTATGCCAAGCAGCTGCTTTACACCCAGATCATGAAGGAAAAAATCCACGCCCTGATCAAGGATGTGGCTACCCTCACCGAAGCGGCCGACCGCATCGCCGCGCAGGAAGACGCTTTCTTTTCGGAACGTTTCATCCAGCCGCGGCCGTTGTTGAAAGCCATCTCTTCCCCAGAACCCGTGGTGCTCCTCGTGGACGAGGTGGACAAATCCGATCCGGAATTCGAGGCCTTTCTCCTCGAAATACTGAGTGATTTCCAGGTCTCCATCCCCGAAATCGGGACCCGCAAAGCGCTGAACATCCCCTTTGCCGTACTGACCTCCAACAACTACCGGGACATGAGTGACGCCCTGAAGAGAAGGTGCCTGCACCTTTACATCGACTACCCGGACATTGCCCTGGAAAGGGAGATCGTCCTGATGAAGATTCCCGGCATCCCGCACCAGCTGGCCGACCAGCTGGTGGCCTCCGTGAACGCCATCCGGGACCTGGACCTGAAAAAAAAGCCCTCCATATCTGAGACCCTGGACTGGGCCGGTTCGCTTATGGCTCTACAGGTGGAAACCCTTTCCACGGGGGTGGTGGCCGACACCTTGAGCACCATTTTAAAGTACCGCATCGACGCCGACCTGGTGAAAAAGAACCTGGACAAAGTGGTCGTTCATTAA
- a CDS encoding tetratricopeptide repeat protein produces MGNTLEGLFKEAITEYIANNYEKSIEYLKLVLQMDPQHRLAGLTIGSALLKLGRAEKALEQFNHIIEADPGYARAYHLRGFAHQQLGDSEAALKDFSTAIHLDGEYGAAYYSRATLLSEMGKSELAGDDIEVVTRLTNRNLEVFGNQNNVWRSRQLYVESEMGSEFDQMVGSA; encoded by the coding sequence ATGGGAAATACATTAGAAGGCCTTTTCAAAGAGGCCATCACCGAATATATCGCCAATAATTATGAAAAAAGCATCGAATATCTGAAACTTGTGCTGCAAATGGACCCGCAGCACCGGCTGGCCGGCCTGACGATCGGGTCCGCCCTGCTGAAACTCGGCCGGGCCGAGAAGGCACTGGAACAGTTCAATCACATCATTGAAGCCGATCCGGGCTATGCCCGGGCCTATCACCTGAGGGGATTTGCCCATCAGCAACTCGGTGACAGCGAAGCCGCTTTGAAAGATTTCAGCACCGCCATTCACCTGGATGGTGAGTACGGCGCCGCCTACTACAGCCGCGCCACGCTGCTCAGTGAAATGGGGAAAAGCGAGTTGGCCGGCGATGACATCGAAGTCGTTACCCGGCTCACGAACCGCAACCTTGAAGTCTTTGGCAACCAGAACAACGTGTGGCGGTCAAGGCAGCTTTACGTAGAATCTGAAATGGGCAGTGAATTCGACCAGATGGTGGGCTCCGCGTAG